The genomic stretch AAGGTAACCGCTTTGCGCTTGTTGACATCGGAAAGCTTATCAACATCAATCTTGGTTGTTTCCGATACGGCATCCAGAGGAATGGCGAACGTATCTCCGGCGACCTGCACCATGAGTGCGTCAATAATGGCCAAAGTCAACGGCAAGGTCAGGGTCAACTTTGTCCCTTTACCAACTTCGGACTGGGTATGAACGCTGCCTTTGAGATTCTTGATATTGGTTTTGACGACATCCATGCCGACTCCGCGACCGGAAATATCAGTGACCTTCTCGGCAGAGGAAAAGCCTGGCGCAAAGATGAGATCCAGGGCTTCGCGATCGTCCATGGCGTTGGCCTCTTCAGGTGTGATCACCCCTTTACGGATGGCAACCTGCTTCAGCTTTTCGGGATCCATTCCCCGACCGTCGTCCTCTACCTCAATGGCAACGGAGTTCCCCTTGTGGTAGGCACGCAACCAGACGTGGCCCTTAATGGACTTGCCTGCCGCTATACGGGCCTGCTCATCTTCGAGGCCGTGATCAACAGCGTTTCTCACCAGGTGAACGAGCGGATCACCGATTTCCTCGACCACAGATTTATCAAATTCGGTCTCTTCGCCTTCCATGATCAGTTCAACCTGTTTGCCCGACTTTCTGCTCAAATCTCTGACAAGACGGGGGAAACGGGAGAAAACAGACTGAACCGGAACCATTCGCACCTTCATGATCGTGTCCTGAAGATCATCGGATATCCGAGCCATGGCGTATGTGGTTTCGGTCAACTGTTGCGCAACCACATGGACATCTTCATGGCCTTCTTCAAGGGCACGAGCGAGCATGGCGTAGCGATTACGGTTGATGATCAATTCACCAATCACATTCATCAAATGGTCAAGCTTGTGATGATCAACGCGAATGGTACTCGATGCTTTGACTTTAGGGGCCTGAGGTGCTGCCGCAGCTTTGGTGGCAGCCGGGGTCGCAGGCTTTGCTGCCGCTTTAGGAGCAGGAGCGGGAGGAGTGGAGGCCACAGGGGCTGGCTTCTCCGAAACCTGCTGTTGCGGTTCAGCTGGGACCTCTGCAGGCGCAGACACTTCCTCCACCTGAGCCGGTTCAGGCGCGGGCTTGGAAGGTGCGGGAGATACCTTTTTGGTTGCCACATTTTTTGTAGGATCAGGCGCAGCAGCACCACTCACCTTCTCCAGGGCAGCCAGAAGCATATCTTTCAGAATAGCAAATTCCTGATCAAGGATATCGAGCATCAGGGTGAAGTCCATATCGGTCTTTCGTCCCTGATCGACGAGGCCGACGGTACGACCTGCGTATTCCTTGATGTCATCAAGCCCCATGTAGCCAGCTGAATTCTGGATAGTTTGAAAAGTCCGGAAAAGAGCATCAACCATATCAGGCTGCCCTGCATCTTCCCGCAACATTTTCAATGCAATAGCTGCACTTTCCAATTGTTGATTAATGGTGGAGACAAACAGTGAAACATCTTCTGGATCATAATCACTGGAAGAAATATCTGCGACAGTCTCTTCCCCGCCCTTGGCATCTGAGGTCTCAGCCTTGTCAGCGGAGGCCTTGCTACCATTTTCGATCAATCCCTGCACTTCAGAAACATCCCCTTCTTCAGTAACCTTTTGCAGCATCTGGACCATCACACTTGTATCGATGGGGCTGACCTTATTGGACTCAGTGTCAACTTTGGACACGAGTTCTTCAATAAGGTCCACTGCTGCCAGCAATAAATCGAACAACCCCTGTGAGCAGGGCATGTCCCCTTTACGAACATTGTTGAGAAGAGTTTCCGCCTCATGCGTCAAAGCATTCAACTCTTTAAAACCAATGATACCGCTGTTTCCTTTTAGATTGTGGAAATAGCGGAACGTGTCATTGATCAGCTCGTCGTCACCCTCGGGCTCACCCTCCAGCGCCAAAAGGCACCGGTTCAAATTTTCAATAATTTCTTGAGCTTCTTCAAGGAAGTCAGCCAGGTGACCTTCTCCCACAGTAGTCAAAAGGTAGGGCGTATTGTCAAAGTTCGGGTCCGGCTGGGGGCGGAATGATGTTGTCATACCTTCGTTTCCTATATCACTCTCCGCGATGGAGGCATCAGATTCTACGGGGGCAGCGTCTTGATCTGCAGTGACTTCTTCAACAACCACCGGATCAGGACTCACCGCTGGAGCCGCATCATCCAGTTTACCTTCCAAAGCCAACTCGATCTTTTCAATGATAGGTGCGGTGTCAACATCGCCTTCAACACCTGTGCTCTCAAGGTTCTCCACCATGACACGTAAAGCATCGGTGGCAGAAAGGATCAAATCCATGATGCTCTCTGTTACCTGCATGGAGCCTTGACGTAACTCATCGAGGATATTTTCGGCTTTATGGGCCAAACCATTGATCTTATTTAATCCGAGAAATCCAGATGCCCCTTTGAGAGAGTGCATCGGTCGAAAAATCTCATTAAGAAGCCCGAGATTCTCCGGCGACTTTTCCAGCTCAAGCAAATTTGGCTCAATTGTCTCCAAATGCTCTTTCGCTTCAACAAAAAAGTCAGCTAATATTTCCGAATCAAGAAATTCCTGGCTCATCAAACACCTTTGTTCCTTTGGCTAACCTGCTCAAGATCGAGAAGATACAGCGCCCTACGCCCATAATACTACCCGAGTAACATTTTCACATTACGGACAAGCTTTTCAGGCTGAGCTGGTTTGACCATGTACAGATTGGCCCCCATGGTCAAGCCTGTTTGAATATCCTTATCCTGACCTTCGGTGGAAAGGACAACAATAGGTATGTCCTTGTAGGCATCCTGTTCGCGCACAGTCTTAATGAAAGTCAGCCCGTCCATACGCGGCATGTTGACATCTGAAACAATCAGATCGACTTCAGATGCGCTATAGAGTTTCTCGAGGCCATCCAGCCCATCTTCAGCGGAAGTGACTTTGAAGCCTTCCTTTTTCATTATAAAAGCTACGAGGTTACGTACGGTTTTCGAATCGTCCACTATGAGTATATGTTTCGCCATAACTCTTCGTTACCTCCGTTACGCGGATTGTGTGTTCTCTATTGCTCAGGTAACTATGCCTGTTTATCTACCATGTTGCCAGTTTTGCATTAATCCGGACCCAAGAAGGGAAAGCTAGTCTTCCTTCTTGTAAATGATAGCTCCCGGATGATGCACAGGCTTAAAAGCCCGTGATATATTGTGTAGCGATTCGGAATGCCCAATAACCAAATAACCGCCAGGGACAAGGTTGTCATAAAATGAACTGATAACCTGTTTTTTCATGTCATCGTCGAAGTATATGATAACATTACGACAAAACACAATATCAGATCGCTCAATACGCCGGATTTGACCACGATCCTTCAAGTTGATTTGACTGAACTGAACCAGTTTCTTCACTTCCGGCTTGATCGAGTTGCTCCCGTTGTCCATGTCGAAATACCGTTGAGCAATTTCCGGCGGCGTGGTCCGAAGCGTATAGTCGTTGTATAGACCGCGACGAGCAGACTCCAACACGCGCTCGGACAAATCGTTAGCAGTAATTTTGATATCCCACTGACTGATTTCCGACTTCAGTATTTCATGCAGTATGATCGCGATAGTATATGGCTCTTCACCTGTGGAACAGCCCGCCGACCATATACGCAACTTTCTGCCTTTCTTCCTGCACCCAGCCAGCACATCCTTCAGGATATTATGCTGAAACACTTCAAGCTGAGGCGGGTTTCGATAAAAACTGGTTTCATTGGTTGTTATGACTTCAAAGAGTTTTTTCAACTCCCGGTCCTTACCAACATCAAACTTCAAGTAATTGTAATACTCGTCAAAACTCTTGAGATTGAGCTTCTTCAGCCTGTTCCCAAGTCGATTTTCCAGCAAGTATTTACGATTATCAGCAATGTAGATTCCACATTGCTCATAAATATAGTCCCTTAAGCTCTGGAACTCCAAGTCAGAGACCTTGATGTCCTTGCCAAGGGTGATTGTCTTTGAAAAAAGCGACGACATGCCCCGCCTACTCCTGGGAGTCCTGAATATTATTTATGGCGTTCTCAGCAGCGCTTACCAGCTCATACTCGTCACTATCAGTTATGGCGAGCAAAGCCCTGAAGGCATCCGAACCACCAATGATTCCCAGCGACTCGATGACTTTCATGACGACAAAACGGTTGGGATTATCAAGCATCTCGATGAGTTTGCCCACAGCTTCCTGACAACGGTGCTCGCTCAAGGCATCCACTGCACGAATCTTAACCCAGTCATCTTCATCGTCCAAAGCGCCGACCAGTTCTTTGACAAAAGATTCATTGAAGCACTTGCCCAGTATCTCAACCACTGTCAGGCGAACGTCCTTACTCTCGTCATTCAGCCTCCCCAAAACCAGGGCTCGCCAGTCATCATCGACCTGGCACCCTTCGGCCATGGCCTCGACAGCTACCTTGCGAATATCCGGGATTTCGTCTTCCAGGGCTTTTTTAAGAATGGCAATATTATCCTGAGCATCAATACGACTCAATGCATACGTTGCCATAAGGCGATTCAATGGATCCTCGCTCTCGAACATCTCTTTGAACCGATCTTGAACTTCAGTAGTTCCAATGGCTATACAGGCATCAAGAGCCGCCTCCTTGACGTCATCATACTGATGGCCGAGCAGGGGGAAAATCAAATGGGCACACTCTTCAAGTTGCAGCTTTTCCCCAAGGAGATAGGCTGCGGACTTCAAGACAGTACCATCTGTGTGCTCTTCAAGAATTCGGATAAAGAAGTCTTTGGATGACTCATTGGCCTGCTCTGCTGCAATGGCTACAATCTGCCGCTGTACCTGCAATCCAACTCTCCAAAAGGCATCAATGAGAAGATTGCAGACTTCCAAGTCTTCCGTGCAGGCGTTGGGGCTGATCCTCGAAAGGACCTGTACAGCCACCTGAGCGACCTTTTGATCTTCGTCGAACACACCTTTTTTCAACGCATCCGTAACACCGATGTGCGAAAGGCTGTCTATGGTCACCGCCAATCGCTCGTGATCGACATCGGGATCAAGAGACTGAGCAATCTTGAGCATCCCTTCGGAAGCTTTTTCACCGCCCACATAAGCCAATCCCTGAATTGCCGCATCCTGCGTTTCTTCATCTTCGTCCTCAAGGGCGACAAGAAGATATTCTCGGAAACGTGCTCGCTCTTCGTCACTAAGCAATGTCAGTGACTTGCCACCAAGAATTTTTACAACGGATTTAACTATCTTATTGCGAAGAGCCGTATGGGAGTTATCGATCCTTTTCAGCAGCATGGAAACGGCTTTGACGTTCCCCATTTCGCCAAGAGAATCGATGATCATGGAAGCCACGAGATCTGAGGCGCTATCCAGCGTCTTCACCAGCGCATCAACAGAGCTGGCGTGGCCTATTTTGGTCAATGCTTCAATAACCGAATACTGGACCCACTCTTCATCGTTGATCGCCTTGTTCAGGCATGGAGCAGCTTCGTCCATTCCCAACTCCCCGAGACTCACGGCAGCCTGATAGCGAACATTGACTTCCGGGTCCTTGAGCAATGCATCACACAAAGGTTCAACAGCTAGCAGGCTATCCGTGGAACCAAGGATGTCTGCCGCAAAAATACGTATATCCGGGTCTTCATCGTGGACCAGTTCAATGAGGGATGGCATGTCCTGGCATCCTACTTCGCGCAGGATGTCCATGGAAAGGTTACGGACAGGCGCTTCATCGGAACGAAGCAAAGGCAGCACCGCGCGTACTGTCTCCTTTCCTCCAATCATCCGCAACGAGCTATCTGCCGCCTCCTGAATGCCCAAGTGATTTGTCAACAACAACTTGGCGAGCTGATCGACCGCCTCGACGCAATTGTTTTCTCCGGCACGAAACGCCCCCTCACGAATGACTTCTTTATCTTCACTGTTCAGTAAGGCTAGGTATTCAGTGCATTCAGCCATGTTGTCATCTCCATGTTCTGGTCTTGTATTCAGTGCTCGTCGATTGGCTATACGAACAGGTAATCCGTGATGGTGCCAGCCAGGTCGTCCAGGTCAACCACCTCGTCAGCCAGGTTTTCATCAACAATGGCTTTAGGCATACCATACACGACACATGTATTGTCGCTCTGGGCCAAAGCCTTGCCACCCTTGTTTTTCAGATCACGAATCCCTTCACAACCATCACTGCCCATCCCCGTCAATATCACTCCCAGCGCCCTTCGCCCGACAGCCTCTGCAACAGAACTGATCAGGACGTTGGCAGAAGGTTTGTACAGGGCATCAGCAGGCTGATCCGTTACGACGATGTTGATGCGGCTTATCTTTTGATCAAGGATGATGTGTTTTCCACCAGGAGCCACGTATGCATGACCGGGTTTGAAAACGTCACCATTCTCCGCTTCCTTCACTTTGATTTTACTTACGCCATCCAGACGCTGAGCAAAAGGACCAGTGAAGGCCGCCGGCATGTGCTGGGCAATGAGAATGCCAGCTGGAAAGTCTTCCGGGAGAGAAGAAAGAATTCTTTGGACAACAGGAGGACCACCAGTAGATACCCCAATGGCCACAACGTCACGTACCGGGCGTCCTTTTCGAGCCTTGGTCTGACTTACAGAAGGGACAGGTCGAGCGACAGGCCTGCGAGAAACGGCTCTATGGCGCATTTGTCGAGCAGCAACTGTTTTGACTCGCTCGATCAAATCCTTTTCGATCTTGATGATATCCAATGAAACTTTGGAAAGCTGCTTCGGGATGAAGTCCACAGCACCAAGCTCCATGGCCTTGAGTGTGGCTTCCGCGCCTTCGGTGGTCAAGGAGCTGACCATCAACACAGGTCTGGGTGCTTCCATCATTATGTGCCTCAATGCGGTCAAACCGTCCATTTTCGGCATTTCGATGTCCATGGTAACGACATCGGGATTCAACTTCCGCACCATCTCAAGGCCTTCCTGACCATCACGAGCTGTGCCGATCACCTTGATTCCGGGATCTTTATCAAGCATCGTGCTGATGGCCTTCCGCATAAATGCGGAATCATCCACGACAAGAACGTTAATCACTCAACTATCTCCTGATTTTCCCCGACTATACATGTCGATCCGTCAAGCCAGCTCTACACAGTTATCCACAATCTGAATACGCTATCAATCAACGCGGGGTACAAAACGTAATAATTAAGCTGAAATGATAGGCGTAATTACTATGTTTGTCTATCATGTTAAATGAAATTATATTTTTACCTTGCCTTTTGAGCATTGCTACGCTAAACACCCCTCTCACGACATCGGGATGTGGCTCAGTCTGGTAGAGCGCTGCGTTCGGGACGCAGAGATCGGAGGTTCAAATCCTCTCATCCCGACCAGAAAAAACAGGCACTTACGAAATTTCTCGTAAGTGCCTTTTCTCATTTGTAGACCAGATTTTTGATTGTGGTCACACTTGAACTATTTGGTTTTCTGTCACATTTCTAGCCACTCCTTGTGGTGACAAGACAGAATATGAGCAAATATTAAATAACTATAAAGTCTCTATCGTTGCGCTCTCGGCGGATGCAGTTACATGCGCCTCCCCCCATCCTTTGGACCACTGATCGGTCATTTTAAGGTGGAGCCCGGCGTCCGAGTTTGTGCCTCCTTAGAGGCGGTTCGCCGTAGCCGTTGTGGAGCGTAGCCCGTCCCCGTAGGGGCGGCCCGAAGGGCCGAGGGCGGAGCGGAGCAACGGCTACGAGCCAAGTCAATGAACATTCAAGTTGCTTCTGTATACGGCAGCGGGAGTTCTTTTGTCCAACGACGAATGACCGCGCTCCTCGTTGTAATACCTAAAATAGCGCGTAAGCCCATGGTATAGCTCGATTCCATCACAGTACGCCCTAGGGTAAATATCCTCATATTTCACCGTCCACCACAGCCGCTCTATGAAGACATTGTCGATTGCGCGACCTTTGCCGTCCATGCTGATTGCAATTCCCTTGCTCTGCAAAACTCCGGTAAATTCACGACTCGTGAACTGCGCTCCCTGGTCCGTGTTGAACACCTCCGGCGTAGAAATGCGCAAAGCCTTGTTGAGCGCCTCCACGCAGAAAGAACTATCCATCGAGTTCGATAGCTCCCAAGCCAGCACGAAGCGGCTCCACCAGTCTATCACTGCCACCAGGTACAGAAAGCCGCGCTGCATGGGGATGTAGGTGATGTCAGCGCTCCAGACTTGATTTTTCCTCTCAATGGCAACTCCTTTCAGCAGATACGGAAACACGGGATGCTCCGGATTGGGGACACTCGTATGCGGCCCTGGAGTGATGGCTTGCAAGCCCATCAGTTGCATCAGTCGCTCAACTCGTTTGTGGTTGACTTGATGGCCTTGGGTCTTCAGCCAATCCGTCATGCGCGGCGAGCCGTAATCCGGCTGACGCAGATACTGCTCGTCGATGAGACGCATCAAGGCTAAATTTTCATCGGATTCGGCTACAGGCTTGTAGTAAAATCCCGAACGGGAAATGCCTGCCAACTTGCATTGCCGCCGGATGGAATACTCCCGATCTGGTTTGATCCACTGGCGGCGCACCTCAAGCGGCAGGCTTACAACTTTTTTTCAAGCCACTTGATGTCCATCTTGAGCCGACCGATCTCCTCAAATAACGGTGCGGTTATCTCCTCCTGGCTTTTGGCTTTCTTGCCACTGGAAAAGATGTCATCGACATTCTCAAGGAGCTGCCGCTTCCACGTGGAAATCTGATTGGGGTGCACTTTGTACTCCGCAGCCAGTTGCGCAAGCGTCTTCACGCCACGAATCGCCTCAAGTGCGACCTTGGCCTTAAACTTGTCCGAATGTTTCCGTCTTTTGCTGCTCTTTGTCATGCGTCCTTCCTTATCGGTTTAAGGACGCAGATTCCACCTTAACCAGTGGTCCGAATTTCGGGGGAAAGCGCAACAACCTGCATCATATACCGCACTGTTCAGCAGGTTCAAAGTTACTCCCGGCAGGAAAGACAACCAAATCCTCAACATCCTGACATATCCCAATCTGTTGCCCAATAGCGTGTTGATGGTGGCTCGGCACCAAGGCCTGGACCTCTTCACCGCTATCCAAACGAAGCGTATACAGGATTGTCGCACCACGAAAGGTCTTGGCCATAATAGTCGCCTCATGCGGGCTGTTGTCGTCATGCACAATGTCCTCGGGACGAATAAGCAAACTCACCTCGCACCCCACACCACAATGAGAGGAGAACACCCCTTCCAATACTCCAAGCGCGCATTCGAGGGTGCCATCACCGGTAACTTTCCCCGTAATGAATGCCCCCTCGCCGACAAAACCTGCGACGAGTGTATTGCTCGGATGATGATAGACGGCATTAGGTGTATCCCATTGCTGCATTTCGCCACACGAAAGGACACCAACTTTGTCTGCCATAGCAAACGCTTCATTCTGATTATGAGTAACCATAAGCGCCGTAATGGACCGGGCCTTAAGAATTTCCCGGATTTCCGATGACAAGGTTTCCCGCAGTGCGACATCAAGATTCGAAAAAGGCTCGTCCATAAGTAACAGCTTGGGTTCCGGCGCCAAAGCTCTCGCCAGTGCAACCCGCTGTTGCTGGCCACCAGACAATTCATGCGGGAACTTATCTTGCTCACTGGCAAGACCGACTGTCTCCAGTAGTTCAACAACCCGCTGCTTCTTCACCTCGGAGGAAGCGCCAAGCAAACCAAAAGACACATTGTCCGCCACGGAGAGATGCGGGAACAAGGCGTAATCCTGAAACACCATGCCTATATTGCGATTCTCAGGAGCCACAGACGACGGACCGGATACAATCTGCCCATCGATAACGATACTGCCGCCAGCGATATCCTCGAATCCTGCGATGGTGCGCAAAAGAGTCGTCTTGCCGCACCCACTGGGCCCCAGCAAACAACCAATATCCCCCTCATTCAAGGAGAAGGTGACATTCCTCACCACATGCAACTCATCGTAAAATTTATTTATGTTGCGTACTTCGAGAAGAGATTTCGTCATAACTATTTCTCCGACTGCCGCGTGAGCAACAGCACCGGTAAAAGCCCGACAAGAATGAGAACGACAGCCGGAATGGCCGCCAGCTCCCACTCTCCCTCGGATGTATATTCATAGATTTTAACGGACAGAGTGTCCCAACCGAAAGGTCGCATCATCAACGTTATGGGCATTTCCTTCATGACATCCACCAGAACGAGAATGGCACCAGTCATGAGGCCCTTGTTTAGCATGGGAAGATAGATTCGGCGCAACAAGGCCGCCCCTGTAACTCCCATCGTGCGAGCTGCTTCGCCGATGGATGGCGTAATGCGCTGCATGGCAGCGTCCACAGACCCAAACCCGGCGGCAAGAAAACGGATCGCATAGGCAACAATCATCAACCCCAAAGACCCTTGAATGAAAGGAGCTGGCTTGGTTCCTGTGACCCACGCGACAAACGCAATAAGACCGTTGTCCAGCCATGCTGCCGGGATGAAAATCCCAACGGCCAAAACCGTGCCAGGCAAGGCATACCCTAATGTCGCTATGCGAGAGGTCCAGGTAATTGTCGTACCGGGATCATTACGTTTGGCAAACGCCAGGACCATTGCCGACATAGTAGTGACAACAGCACCGACCAATCCCAGTGACAGCGTCTTAACACTGTAGTCAAAATATCTGACGGTATCGGGACCAACGACTTCCCACGCCCACATGCCAAGTTGAATGCACGGGATGACAAAGGCCAGTAGAAAGACAAGTGAGGATGCTCCGAAAGCACTCCACCTCCACACACCCGAAAGTTTGATCCGATCCGCCTGACTGGATCGCCCCGCCTCGGTGTAACGCATACGGGTACGCAACCGCTGTTCCACAACCAATGCCGTCAATACGAAAATAGCGAGTACGGAAGAAATCTGGGCAGCACTTTCCAACGAAAAAAGACCAAACCATGCCTTGTAAATAGCGGTGGTGAAGGTGTCATAGTTGAAGATGGAAACAGCACCGAAATCAGCAAGAGACTCCATACAAACTAGCACCAGCCCTGCGGCAACAAATGGTCGAGCCATGGGCAGAGCCACTTTGAAAAACGCTCTTGAAGGTTTCATCCCTAACGTACGAGCTGCTTCCATGGCAGTCCTTCCCTGAGTCATAAAAGCACTACGGGCCATCAGGTATACATAGGGATAAAAGGCCAGTGAGAGGATGGAGGCCACCCCGAAACCGTTACGGATGTCAATGAATCCAATAGAAGGGAAAGCGGCCCGGAGTGCGGTCTGCACAGGCCCGGAGAAATCAAACAGACCAAGATACACAAAGGCGAAAACATATGGTGGAATGGCAAACGGCAACACCAATGCCCATGCAAAAAACTTGCGCCCCGGATAGTCACACGCTCCGGTGAGCCACCCCAACCCCACCCCCATGACGGCTGTCAATGGGACAATGCAGGCAAGTAGGAGCGCAGTATTGGAAACCAGTGTACCGAGTACATTTTCGACAAGGTGCTTCCACACTTCCTGTTGGGGGACCAACAGATGCCCGACGATCACAAGCAACGGAACTGCGGCTGCCAAAGCAAGCAATACAGCTCCGAAGAACCAGCCAGGCGACTGGAAGTGGAAAAGACGCCGCCGGGAAAGAAATCCTCCCTCCCCAGCGGCACGT from Pseudodesulfovibrio profundus encodes the following:
- a CDS encoding chemotaxis protein CheA yields the protein MSQEFLDSEILADFFVEAKEHLETIEPNLLELEKSPENLGLLNEIFRPMHSLKGASGFLGLNKINGLAHKAENILDELRQGSMQVTESIMDLILSATDALRVMVENLESTGVEGDVDTAPIIEKIELALEGKLDDAAPAVSPDPVVVEEVTADQDAAPVESDASIAESDIGNEGMTTSFRPQPDPNFDNTPYLLTTVGEGHLADFLEEAQEIIENLNRCLLALEGEPEGDDELINDTFRYFHNLKGNSGIIGFKELNALTHEAETLLNNVRKGDMPCSQGLFDLLLAAVDLIEELVSKVDTESNKVSPIDTSVMVQMLQKVTEEGDVSEVQGLIENGSKASADKAETSDAKGGEETVADISSSDYDPEDVSLFVSTINQQLESAAIALKMLREDAGQPDMVDALFRTFQTIQNSAGYMGLDDIKEYAGRTVGLVDQGRKTDMDFTLMLDILDQEFAILKDMLLAALEKVSGAAAPDPTKNVATKKVSPAPSKPAPEPAQVEEVSAPAEVPAEPQQQVSEKPAPVASTPPAPAPKAAAKPATPAATKAAAAPQAPKVKASSTIRVDHHKLDHLMNVIGELIINRNRYAMLARALEEGHEDVHVVAQQLTETTYAMARISDDLQDTIMKVRMVPVQSVFSRFPRLVRDLSRKSGKQVELIMEGEETEFDKSVVEEIGDPLVHLVRNAVDHGLEDEQARIAAGKSIKGHVWLRAYHKGNSVAIEVEDDGRGMDPEKLKQVAIRKGVITPEEANAMDDREALDLIFAPGFSSAEKVTDISGRGVGMDVVKTNIKNLKGSVHTQSEVGKGTKLTLTLPLTLAIIDALMVQVAGDTFAIPLDAVSETTKIDVDKLSDVNKRKAVTLRGEVLGVVELSELLGLPQKEDEREVLPMVVIQDNDRRLGLVVDRLLERQEIVIKPLGQYLNNFNLQGLSGATIMGDGSVVLILDPHEIYSLSTQLGRKQETAPIGAGLPPTKA
- a CDS encoding response regulator yields the protein MAKHILIVDDSKTVRNLVAFIMKKEGFKVTSAEDGLDGLEKLYSASEVDLIVSDVNMPRMDGLTFIKTVREQDAYKDIPIVVLSTEGQDKDIQTGLTMGANLYMVKPAQPEKLVRNVKMLLG
- a CDS encoding CheR family methyltransferase produces the protein MSSLFSKTITLGKDIKVSDLEFQSLRDYIYEQCGIYIADNRKYLLENRLGNRLKKLNLKSFDEYYNYLKFDVGKDRELKKLFEVITTNETSFYRNPPQLEVFQHNILKDVLAGCRKKGRKLRIWSAGCSTGEEPYTIAIILHEILKSEISQWDIKITANDLSERVLESARRGLYNDYTLRTTPPEIAQRYFDMDNGSNSIKPEVKKLVQFSQINLKDRGQIRRIERSDIVFCRNVIIYFDDDMKKQVISSFYDNLVPGGYLVIGHSESLHNISRAFKPVHHPGAIIYKKED
- a CDS encoding HEAT repeat domain-containing protein, with the protein product MAECTEYLALLNSEDKEVIREGAFRAGENNCVEAVDQLAKLLLTNHLGIQEAADSSLRMIGGKETVRAVLPLLRSDEAPVRNLSMDILREVGCQDMPSLIELVHDEDPDIRIFAADILGSTDSLLAVEPLCDALLKDPEVNVRYQAAVSLGELGMDEAAPCLNKAINDEEWVQYSVIEALTKIGHASSVDALVKTLDSASDLVASMIIDSLGEMGNVKAVSMLLKRIDNSHTALRNKIVKSVVKILGGKSLTLLSDEERARFREYLLVALEDEDEETQDAAIQGLAYVGGEKASEGMLKIAQSLDPDVDHERLAVTIDSLSHIGVTDALKKGVFDEDQKVAQVAVQVLSRISPNACTEDLEVCNLLIDAFWRVGLQVQRQIVAIAAEQANESSKDFFIRILEEHTDGTVLKSAAYLLGEKLQLEECAHLIFPLLGHQYDDVKEAALDACIAIGTTEVQDRFKEMFESEDPLNRLMATYALSRIDAQDNIAILKKALEDEIPDIRKVAVEAMAEGCQVDDDWRALVLGRLNDESKDVRLTVVEILGKCFNESFVKELVGALDDEDDWVKIRAVDALSEHRCQEAVGKLIEMLDNPNRFVVMKVIESLGIIGGSDAFRALLAITDSDEYELVSAAENAINNIQDSQE
- a CDS encoding protein-glutamate methylesterase/protein-glutamine glutaminase produces the protein MINVLVVDDSAFMRKAISTMLDKDPGIKVIGTARDGQEGLEMVRKLNPDVVTMDIEMPKMDGLTALRHIMMEAPRPVLMVSSLTTEGAEATLKAMELGAVDFIPKQLSKVSLDIIKIEKDLIERVKTVAARQMRHRAVSRRPVARPVPSVSQTKARKGRPVRDVVAIGVSTGGPPVVQRILSSLPEDFPAGILIAQHMPAAFTGPFAQRLDGVSKIKVKEAENGDVFKPGHAYVAPGGKHIILDQKISRINIVVTDQPADALYKPSANVLISSVAEAVGRRALGVILTGMGSDGCEGIRDLKNKGGKALAQSDNTCVVYGMPKAIVDENLADEVVDLDDLAGTITDYLFV
- a CDS encoding IS3 family transposase (programmed frameshift), with translation MTKSSKRRKHSDKFKAKVALEAIRGVKTLAQLAAEYKVHPNQISTWKRQLLENVDDIFSSGKKAKSQEEITAPLFEEIGRLKMDIKWLEKKLLSLPLEVRRQWIKPDREYSIRRQCKLAGISRSGFYYKPVAESDENLALMRLIDEQYLRQPDYGSPRMTDWLKTQGHQVNHKRVERLMQLMGLQAITPGPHTSVPNPEHPVFPYLLKGVAIERKNQVWSADITYIPMQRGFLYLVAVIDWWSRFVLAWELSNSMDSSFCVEALNKALRISTPEVFNTDQGAQFTSREFTGVLQSKGIAISMDGKGRAIDNVFIERLWWTVKYEDIYPRAYCDGIELYHGLTRYFRYYNEERGHSSLDKRTPAAVYRSNLNVH
- a CDS encoding ABC transporter ATP-binding protein, which translates into the protein MTKSLLEVRNINKFYDELHVVRNVTFSLNEGDIGCLLGPSGCGKTTLLRTIAGFEDIAGGSIVIDGQIVSGPSSVAPENRNIGMVFQDYALFPHLSVADNVSFGLLGASSEVKKQRVVELLETVGLASEQDKFPHELSGGQQQRVALARALAPEPKLLLMDEPFSNLDVALRETLSSEIREILKARSITALMVTHNQNEAFAMADKVGVLSCGEMQQWDTPNAVYHHPSNTLVAGFVGEGAFITGKVTGDGTLECALGVLEGVFSSHCGVGCEVSLLIRPEDIVHDDNSPHEATIMAKTFRGATILYTLRLDSGEEVQALVPSHHQHAIGQQIGICQDVEDLVVFPAGSNFEPAEQCGI
- a CDS encoding ABC transporter permease, which encodes MPHTLKARAAGEGGFLSRRRLFHFQSPGWFFGAVLLALAAAVPLLVIVGHLLVPQQEVWKHLVENVLGTLVSNTALLLACIVPLTAVMGVGLGWLTGACDYPGRKFFAWALVLPFAIPPYVFAFVYLGLFDFSGPVQTALRAAFPSIGFIDIRNGFGVASILSLAFYPYVYLMARSAFMTQGRTAMEAARTLGMKPSRAFFKVALPMARPFVAAGLVLVCMESLADFGAVSIFNYDTFTTAIYKAWFGLFSLESAAQISSVLAIFVLTALVVEQRLRTRMRYTEAGRSSQADRIKLSGVWRWSAFGASSLVFLLAFVIPCIQLGMWAWEVVGPDTVRYFDYSVKTLSLGLVGAVVTTMSAMVLAFAKRNDPGTTITWTSRIATLGYALPGTVLAVGIFIPAAWLDNGLIAFVAWVTGTKPAPFIQGSLGLMIVAYAIRFLAAGFGSVDAAMQRITPSIGEAARTMGVTGAALLRRIYLPMLNKGLMTGAILVLVDVMKEMPITLMMRPFGWDTLSVKIYEYTSEGEWELAAIPAVVLILVGLLPVLLLTRQSEK